A single genomic interval of Gemmatimonadetes bacterium SCN 70-22 harbors:
- a CDS encoding alpha-D-glucose phosphate-specific phosphoglucomutase: MIRTVATTPFADQVPGTSGLRKKVAVFRQPHYLAHFVQSTFDAVQLPPAATLVVGGDGRHFNDEAIQVVLRMASANGVARVIVGRDGLLSTPAASHLIRLRAADGAIILSASHNPGGPDGDFGIKFNMANGGPAPERITAAIADRSRRLREYRIAEGGGIPLGTLGEHALGALVVEVVDPVADYAALMESLFDFRAIRALLSGGRFRMRFDAMHAVTGPYAHEILERRLGAPPGTVINGTPLPDFGGGHPDPNLTYAHDLVEELFGADAPDFGAASDGDGDRNMILGRRFFVTPSDSLAVLAANATRARGYASGIAGVARSMPTSSAADRVAESLGIPCYETPTGWKFFGNLLDAGRITLCGEESFGTGSNHVREKDGLWAVLFWLDIIASRKEGVEAIVRDHWRRYGRNFYTRHDYEDLDAAAARAAIDGVRRQGDALAGTPLAGDVVRSVDDFSYHDPVDGSTSANQGLRILFASGARIVFRLSGTGTAGATLRLYAEAFEPDPARHDRDAQEALAPYIDAARSVARLRELTGREGPTVVT, from the coding sequence ATGATCCGCACCGTCGCCACCACCCCATTCGCCGACCAGGTGCCCGGTACGTCCGGGTTGCGCAAGAAGGTCGCGGTGTTCCGGCAACCGCACTACCTGGCGCACTTCGTCCAGTCGACGTTCGACGCCGTGCAGCTGCCACCCGCGGCCACGCTGGTGGTCGGCGGAGACGGGCGCCACTTCAACGACGAGGCGATCCAGGTGGTGCTGCGGATGGCGTCCGCCAACGGCGTCGCCCGGGTCATCGTCGGGCGTGACGGGCTCCTGTCCACCCCGGCCGCCTCGCACCTGATCCGCCTACGCGCCGCCGACGGCGCGATCATCCTCTCCGCCAGCCACAATCCCGGCGGCCCCGATGGCGACTTCGGCATCAAGTTCAACATGGCCAACGGCGGGCCGGCCCCCGAACGGATCACGGCCGCGATCGCCGATCGCAGCCGCCGCTTGCGGGAATACCGCATCGCCGAGGGAGGCGGCATCCCGTTAGGCACCCTGGGGGAGCACGCACTCGGGGCGCTGGTGGTCGAGGTGGTCGACCCCGTCGCCGACTACGCCGCGCTGATGGAGTCGCTGTTCGACTTCCGCGCCATCCGCGCCCTCCTCTCCGGCGGGCGCTTCCGGATGCGCTTCGACGCCATGCACGCCGTGACCGGCCCCTATGCCCACGAGATCCTCGAGCGCCGGCTCGGGGCCCCGCCGGGGACGGTGATCAACGGCACCCCCCTCCCCGACTTCGGCGGCGGGCATCCGGACCCCAACCTCACCTACGCGCACGACCTGGTCGAGGAGTTGTTCGGCGCCGACGCCCCGGACTTCGGCGCCGCCTCCGATGGCGACGGTGACCGCAACATGATCCTCGGACGCCGGTTCTTCGTGACGCCGTCGGATTCCCTGGCCGTCCTCGCGGCCAACGCCACCCGCGCACGCGGGTACGCGTCGGGGATCGCCGGCGTGGCCCGCTCGATGCCGACCAGCAGCGCCGCCGACCGGGTCGCCGAGTCGTTAGGCATCCCGTGCTACGAGACCCCCACCGGGTGGAAGTTCTTCGGCAACCTGCTCGACGCCGGACGCATCACCCTGTGCGGCGAGGAGTCGTTCGGGACGGGGTCGAACCACGTGCGCGAGAAGGACGGCCTGTGGGCGGTCCTCTTCTGGCTGGACATCATCGCCAGCCGCAAGGAGGGGGTGGAGGCGATCGTCCGCGACCACTGGCGCCGCTACGGGCGCAACTTCTACACGCGGCACGACTACGAGGACCTCGACGCCGCCGCGGCACGCGCGGCCATCGACGGCGTGCGCCGGCAGGGCGATGCCCTCGCGGGGACGCCCCTCGCCGGCGACGTCGTGCGGAGCGTCGACGACTTCTCCTATCACGACCCCGTGGACGGGAGCACCAGCGCCAACCAGGGGTTGCGCATCCTCTTCGCCAGCGGGGCGCGCATCGTCTTCCGCCTCTCGGGGACGGGGACCGCGGGGGCCACGCTGCGACTCTACGCGGAAGCGTTCGAACCCGATCCCGCTCGGCACGACCGCGACGCGCAGGAGGCCCTGGCCCCGTACATCGACGCCGCGCGGTCGGTCGCCCGGCTCCGGGAGCTGACGGGACGGGAGGGGCCGACTGTCGTGACATGA